The sequence ATCTACATCTACATCTACACCAATATCTACATCTACACCTACATCTACATCTACACCTACATCTACACCTACACCTACATCTACACCTACATCTACACCTACACCTACATCTACACCTACATCTACACCTACACCTACATCTACACCTACACCTACATCTACACCTACATCTACAACCACATCTACATCATCCAGACCTAGACCTAGACCTACATCTACATCTAGACCTGCACCTACATCTACAAACACGTACCATGCATGTCATCGGCCCTCCTTGATCTTGACAGCGTCGGCCAGGACGGGGAAGGTGCCGCTGAAAGTCGGGCCCAGAGTCCAGTTGTTCAGGTTCCGCAGGTGGGTCTCAAAGGCCGGGTTGATCAGCCACTGGTCGTCGTCTTTCGGCAGGGTGGTGGGCAGGCTGGCGGGCGTGCCTGCGGCTCGTGGCGTGTGCGGCCCAGCTGGCGAACCGGCATTGACGTGTGTCGAGAAGGGCGAGCTGGCGGGGAGGGAGGAGGTGGTGGAGAGGGTGTTGGAGTGGATCTTGGAGGCGGGAAGGAGGCAGTCGCGGGCTTCGTAGGGCCAGTTGAGGGAGACGGTGGTGGTGAAGGGGATGAAGAAGGTGTCGAAGGATAGGAAGGGCGGGTGAGCGCAGAGCCGGTCGCGGAGGCGGGGCCTGTTGTCGTTAGCTCGGGGGTGGTTGTGTGTGGGCACTCGACTCACCAAGGCAGATGGTCGATCCAGCAGGGGTGCGCAGTGAAGAGCTGGCTAGCACGTGGAGTCACCCAGTGCGGTAGCCGGTCGTAGTTCTCTTGCGTAGGCTCAATCTGCCAGCGCATGACGAGGAACATGATGAAGACGATGGCGACCTGCTCCGGGTAGCCGCAGATGTCTGGAAAGGTGCGCAAGATGTCTGTGAAGAGCTTGGAGAGCGGGTGGGCATCGACGACGCGGTCTGGGTAGAGGAGCGATGTGAAGTTTGGGTACAGCGGGCCGACCAGGGCCTTGACAGGGACACCCTCGGCCGCTCGTGCCTGGCGGTCTTGCAGGAACTCGAGCAGGATGACGTCCAGCGGACAGGTGGGGGGTATGTTGCGTGGGAGGGTGAGGTGGGGGACCAGGTTGGGCGCATACTGTGCCTGGCCGTTGCTGCACACGTTGGCGGGGGGCTGTTGGTGGGAGGGCGTCAGGTTGGGGTCGACGGGTCGGCGGTGGTTGTTGTCGAGCAGGAAGTCGACGCCCATGCGCTCGTCGTAGGGCTCCTGTATCTGGGGCGGGGCGGAGCGCGGGTGGTCGAAGGCGGGGCTgtcgtgggcgtgggcgtgggcgtgggcgtgggcgtgggcgtgggcgtgggcgtgggcgtgggcgtagGCGCGCAGGTGGGTGGCGGGGGCCGAGGGGTGGTAGGGCCACGGGCGCGAGGCGTCGGTGGCAGCGGGCGAGTGCGGGCCGCTCTGGGGCGATGAGGCGGCGGCGATGTCGTGGAGGGTGGCGTGGACGTGGCGAGGGTCGAGGGGAGCGGAGGGAGCGGCGGGGGCTTTGCGGTGCAGAGGGAGGGGCGAGCGCTCTGCGGCTGCTGCCAGCTCTGCTTGAGTCAGCGGTGCAGGGAGGCAGGGCAGGGAGGCAGGGCAGGGAGGCAGGGCAGGGCTGGACGGACCATCGAGGCCGGGTGGTGGGCGCAGAATGGGCTGGATGAGGCTCACGACGCTCTCGAGGCGCTTCCTGATGTCGGCGTTCTCGGCCTGGATGGCGTCCTTTTCGCGCAGGACCAGCTGCAGGTCGTGGTAGGGCTGCTGGCTCTCGAGGTCGCGGATGCGCTGGTTCAGGCGGTCGATCTGCGTCTTGGTGCGCTCGCGGATGGCGCGCTGGGCCTCGCGGTCGTTTGCGCGCTTCCTGGCCAGCTGCTCGGGGGTGAGGTTGGCGACGCCACGCGACGAGGCGGCGGTGCGGCGCTTCTTCGCGGCCGACTGGCCCACGTCCGCCTGGCTGTCGTCGTCGCGCGGGAGAGACGAGGGTGAGTTGGCCTCGCTCTGGGGGAGAGCGGCCATGGTCCAGCGATTGGGGGTGGGCCTGCGACACGACAGCTCGACTCGTGCTTTTGCTGAAGGAGGCAGTCTGCGACACCGAACGAGTCATGTTTGGGGTGCGGCAGGGAGCCGTGGGCGCGCATGAGGCCGGCGCCGTGTGCTGCTGATTGGCCGTTGGGTGGTGGGGCGCTGCTGGCGGCGGATCCATGCAGCACCGCAGCATCCTTGGTGGCCCGTCTGCCTGTACCGGCATCGTACGAGACTACGAGTGTGGGGACCCCGCCGACCTGCCTGTCTGTCTGCTTGTCTGTCTGCATAGTACTTGTCTGTCTGCTTGTCTGTCTGCTTATCTGTCTACTTGTCTGTCTgcttatctatctacttGTCTGTCTACTTGTCTGTCTgcttatctatctacttGTCTGTCTACTCATCTATCTGCCTCCCTCCACACTCGAATCACAATGCCAGCGCCGCCCAAGTTCGTCCACCAGCCAGTCAGCAGACTCGGCATCGCCTCAGCGTTGCTGAAAGCCAGTCAGTCCCGCCTCCACGCCTCCCCCGCCCTCATTGACAGCCCCAGTCGCCGCCGCAACGGGCCGGGCCTTCTCGTCGCCGCTCAAGGGTGAGAATGGCGCCAACACGTACTTCAAAGACGTGGCCATGGCTGCCTTTCGCGCACACCTCGGCAACCTTACGCTCGCCCAGGACCGCTACGTAACCAGCCACAACGCTTCGTCGACCTACCTCCACTACTGCACCTCGCACAAGCTCACCCCAGACTCCATCACCCTCCCCAGCGGCACTCAGGCGCACTGGCTCGGCAGCAAGCATGCGCCCAACGTCCTGCTCTACTTCCACGGCGGAGGCTACGTGCTGCCGTCCACCAGCGGACACCTTCTGTGGCTGGACGACCTGCAGAAGAGTCTGGGGCCTGGCGTGTCCGCCCTGTTGCTCGCATACGACCTCGCCCCCGAAGCCACCTACCCCACCCAGCTCCGTCAAGCTGTCGAGCTCCTCCGCCACCTCACCGAGACCGAGGGCCGCAGCCCAGCCAACTTGATCCTCGCCGGCGACTCCGCAGGCGGCAATCTCGCGCTAGGCCTGCTGTCGCACCTCGCACACCCTCACCCCGACATCGCGGAGCTGAGGTTGAGCGCCAAGATCCACGCCGCCATGTTGATCTCGCCGTGGACCAGCCTGACGCAGCACTTGACTGCAGCGCACGAGAAGAACGCAGAGAGAGACATGTTCGACGCCCGCACGCTGGCAAGGTGGAGCGCCGCCTTCCTTGGGTCCAACTCGCCCTTTGCCGGCGATCCTTACAGCGAACCCGTGCTCGCCAGCCCACAGTGGTGGGAGCCCGTCGCCGACGTCGTGGGCGAGGTGCTCATATGGGGCGGGCGGAACGAGATCCTGATTGACGGGATCGAGGCGTTTGCACACAAGTTCAGCCTAGGGTTCAGGAGGAGAGGAGGACACGTGAACCTGGTCGTCACAAAGGGGGCAGCGCACGAGGAGATGATCATCGAGCGAGTCTTGGGCTACAAAGGCGACTCGGGAACAGGGAGCCAAGGCGTCGTCGAGCACTGGGTCAAGGCGAAGCTATAAACCAGCACTCACTCCATGCATTCCCATGAAAACAGAAGAGAACCACTACCGTGCTTGGTTGATCCTCCGTCCCATCTCTCGCCATCCACAAGCCCGGTCAGCGCCACCTCACACCATCTGCCTCTACCACCCGGAGCAAGCCACAAAGTTGTTCCCGCTGGCACCCGTGTGCGTAATCTCCCCGGCCCTCGCTCCGCTGCCGTTGATCACCACGCGGTCCGCACCGGGGGAGCCTATTATTGAATGTTAGGCTTTTTGAAGGAgatgaagaggaagaagaaggtgATGAAGAGGAtggagaagaagaataagaagaacaagaagaataagaagaacaagaagaataagaagaacaagaagaataagaagaacaagaagaacaagaagaacaagaagaataagaagaacaagaacaagaagaagaaaaaaatGAAAAAAAAACTCACCCCCAGTATACACCCCCCCAGTCTTAAGCGGAAACTCATAGTACGTGCCGCCAACGAGAAAGTCAAACCCTTCGTAATTGTTGTACTTGTGCGGGTACGTCGACGACCCCGCGGTGCTGCCCTGCTGGACGTGGTCGTAGGCCGCGCTGCGGGCGGACGAGACTTGGGCGGACGTGTAGCAGGTGCTGCCGCATTGGACGTAGCAGGACTGGCGGGTCTCGAGGGATGTGGGGAGAGCGAGGGCCAGGGATGCGGGGAGGAGGGCGAGGAGGGTGGAGAAGTGCATTTTGATGGCGGtgggtgaggtgaggtgaggtgaggtgaggtgaggtgaggtgaggtgaggtgaggtgaggtgaggtgaggtgaggtgaggtgaggtgaggtgagcGAAAGACGGGGATGGAAGGAACTGAGCAAGTGAAGTGAGCGAGTTGATAGCTTCCTTGGACTCGAAGGAGCACTCAAGTCGCTTTATGTCCGTTCCGTCCCCCCCCAACGGCCCTCTCCGCCCTCACTGCCGCAACCCCCTGCTTCCCAAAGCCGCCGAAATATTGTCCCTCAGCACCAGCCTTCCCAAAACACGCCGCGTCCGCCGTTCCCCCCCCCAGGGCCGCGCTCCAGCTACCTTCTTCTCCAGGACCGTCATCCTAGCCTCCCCTACGCGTCCCTCGCCGTCCCCTACCATCCCCTACCATCCCCTACCATCCCCTACCGTCCCGCATCCCTCAGCACCGCACACCGCACGTTCGCACCCCCGATAGGCCCGCGATGCTACCTCCCCAACGGAGCAAAAGGGAGATCGTCCGACTTCCCTGCTTAGATCAGGAAGGTGAGATGTGTAGTCCAGGTAGTTCGTTCAAAGCCGTTGATTGTTTCATCTTCCTTATCGAATCAAGCGGAGCCATGTGGGCGTGTGATTGGAGCCGAGGGCGTGCAGATCGACGGCGCTAGGCGGCGCTAAGCGCTTGCGGAAGGTGGTCGGGGCGTCTCGTCGAGGATTGGGGTGGGGCCGTCGGCGTGTGCGTATCGCTCGCGGTCGTCGCGGACAGGGCTGGCTGCACGTGCACGTGCACGGTCTTGGCCCCCTTTGGGCTGCAAACACACCGTGCTGCTGGAGGCCTTTTGTGTCGTTGCTGCTTCTCTTTGGATTGCAGAGAAGTGGCTGGTGCTTGGTGGTCTCTTTTCAGGTTGTGGGATGGCTGGGAGGACAGCATTGGTGATCTCCCGTGTTGTTGGAAATGGACGGATAGTCGCTGATAGTACGGCTTCGGTCTGATGTGTTGTGGACTGTTAGTAGGTCTCTTGTCGATGTAACTGCTCCGTTGGATACGAGAAGAAGATTCGGTTCATGTCTATGTGGTATCGTTAACATGTCATTGCCTTATCCACGGTTCCCTTTGTACCCAACACCCACTTCGCTGCTGTCCGCGTCGTGACTCCCTCGTACCCACCACCCACTTCGCTGCTGTCCGCGTCGTGACTCCCTCGTACCCAACACCCACTTCGCTGCTGTCCGCGTCGTGACTCCCTCGTACCCACCACCCACTTCGCTGCTGTCCGCGTCGTGACTCCCTCGTACCCACCACCCACTTCGCTGCTGTCCGCGTCGTGACTCCCTCGTACCCAACACCCACTTCGCTGCTGTCCGCGTCGTGACTCCCTCGTACCCGACACCCACACGCTGTAACTACGCTGTCCGCCTCCACGCATCGGCCAGCAGTGCGCCGCCCGCGACGGTGCCGAAGATGCCGACCTGCAACTCGCTCAGCAGGCCTTCCTCGATCGACCAATGCAGCGTCATGGGCGCGTAGGCAGCGTTGCTGATGAGATCCTTCCACCACGTGAAGCTGTGGCTGTGCGCCTCGCTCCTCTCCTGCTCCGCCCTCAGCTTGTCTTCCTTCTCGCCGTCACCAACCCCTTCAACACGCGGCTCGCGGTACGCGCGCTCGATGGCCAGCCTCAGCAGCTCGCAGCCGACGTAGGCGGCCCAGAATCGCGAGCTCCAGACCCAGCACCGGGCCTCGCGTCTCTTTCCGGCGTCGCCAGTCCAGGCCTCCGTGGTGAGCATGCCCTTGGACGCGGCGTACGCGGCGTTCTCCAGGACCTGGAAGACGACGCACGACGCAATGGCCGCCCAGGTCGTCCCCCGCAGCAGCTTGGCTCTCTGGCTCGCGCCCTTTGGTAGCGGCGACAGGTACGTGTCGCGTGCCCAGGTGTACAGGCCCAGCACGCCCCACATGCGCACGAAGATGCGGTAGTCTGCAATCAGGTGTGCAATCGCCTTGGACGACCCCACCGTCTGCGCGAGGAGCCTCGTGCTCGGCGAGGCGGGCAGCGTGGCCATCAGCGTCTCGCCCGGGAGCAGGACGGCGGACGCTTTGTCCGCGACGTCTGCTGCCACGGCGGCGAGCTGCTTCTCGAGCACTCGCTGGCCCAGGGCGTAGACGAGGGTGAGGGTGTAGCCCGTCGTGCACAGAACGGTGTCGATGCCATTGGGCGTGCAGAGGAGGGCCGAGAGGCGGAGGAGGCTGCGGTCGGTGGACTGTGCGGCAGCCCTCGCTCTCCGCACGACGAGGAGGCCGAGTCTCTGGGCGAGGGTGGGGCTCGGTGGGGGGCGCGGCGGACCTGCGTTCGCAGTCGCAGGCTCGACAGGGGCGCTGTCGGCGCTGGGTGTGGTCGTGCTGTCCGGGTGTGCGTCTGCCATGTCGAGCTATCGCGGACCCAACGACATGCGCCCAAGCCGCAGGCTCGCGCGTGTTTTCATGGCGGCCACGGAAAGCCGACGTGGACGCGTCCGCCGTCGCCCCGGGTTCCGCGCGGAACGGCAGCGCTTCCGCATGGACCCTGACGAACCTCAAGGGGACTGCGCGGTCTACCTACAGCTTGCTCAACCGCTCCAGCGCTCAGAGGAGTCGGCTGCAAGACCTGAATGGATCCCGGTCGCGTCTACACAGTAGTGAATGTACACAACAACAGTTGAACAACACCTGAAACGGGCCGATCCTTGCCATTTCCATGGCGACTCCACCGTGCCCCCCCCCCAGACCCCAGTCCCCCACTCGTGTGCTGTTTCACTCGTCTCTCCTCCCTCTCACGAGTCTTCTCATCCCTCGTGCGCGCTCTCGCTCCTACGTGCACAGACAGGCGCAGAGAAACATCCTGGAAGCCATTGAGGGCGCTGGAGACCACCCACACCTCGACCGCATCCCACGATAGCCAAACCCGCCCAACCTGGAGGGGCCTGCTCCAGAAAGCTCACAAGCAGCAAGACCACCCAGCATGTCGTCCACCCCGGATCCAAACCTCCCTTCCAGGATCCCCACGTACCCGCTAGCACACTCGTTCCGCCAAAAGCCCCGACGCCTCCCGCTGGTGCTGCGCTTCGCAAAAGGCTCCATCCACGGCGCAATCTACGTGCCCGTGATCCTGCACTCGCTCTTCACCGCGCTGATCGTCTACCTGGACACGTACCCGAACGTGCACATCAGCATCCCAGCGACCATCATCCCCTCCCTGTCCATTGTCGTAGGCCTGATGCTCGTCTTCCGCAACTCGACATCCTACGACCGCTTCTGGACAGGCCGCAACTGCGTAACGACCGTCGGGACCAGCGTGCGCAACCTGGCCCGCACCATCCTCGTCAACAGCCAAGACGCGGCTGGCCAGTCCTCGCCCGAAGAGCGCCGCGACACGGAGCGCACCGTCCGCGTCCTCATCGCCGTGCTGTACGCCATCAAGCACAACCTGCGCGCAGAATTCAACCTGCCGCCCGCCAGCCTCGCCAGTCTCGCGCCGTCCTTTGCCTTCACCGGCGGCGTGCGCGGGGCCAGCTCGCGACCCCTCAGCCGGCCGCTCAGCCGGCGACCCAGCTACGTCGACCGCGCGTACAGCACGCCCATGACGCCCACGCAGGACACGCCCACGGCGCACACGCCCTTGCTCAGCCACTCGACCGCCACGCTGGCCAACAGCGAGCTGGAGAGCAGCGGCGTCCTGGCCACCAAAAAGGACGACTACGCCTCCCTGCTGCCCCCAGGCCTCATGGGCTACGAAGACCGCGGCCTCAGCCTCCCCCTGCAGCTGTCCGTCCTGCTCGAATCCTACATTGCCCGCGCCCACAACCGCGCCTGGATCAACGCGCCCTTGTCCTCGCAGATGACCGTCCAGCTCAACACCCTCGTCGCCGCCTACGGCTCCATGGAGACCATCCGCTCCACCCCGCTGCCCATCGCCCACCTGATCCACGCCTCCCAGGTCCTGCTGCTGTACGTCTGCGTCCTGCCCTTTGCCATGGTCGATTCCTACGGCTGGTACTCCATCCCCGTCGTCGCCATCGTCGCCTTCACCCTGTATGGCATCGAGGGCATCGGCGTCCAGCTTGAGGATCCCTTTGGCTACGATCGTAACGATATCAAGATGGATGGCATTGTCGAGGATGCAAGGGCCGAGGTCGGCGTTTTGCTCGAGGAGTGGAGAGAGGCCAAGGAGGGCGGGAAGACGGGGCTGGGGGGCATGTTTTGAGGGAAGAGCCGGGGTCTCTGTTTCGTACGAGGTGGGACTCTGCTTTGTACAAGGTGGGACTCTGCTTTGTGAGAGAGGTGAAGGGGGATGTGCATGGGTCGATGGCGTGTTTGTGTATGCAAAATCATTGATATGGTCCCGAATATACCACTCTATCCGTGCCCGCTCTTTGTGCTGCTTCGTCTGCTTCGTCTGCTTCATCTGCTCATCTGCTTCATCTGCTCATCTGCTTCATCTGCTCATCTGCTCATCTGCTCATCTGCTTCATCTGCAACATCTGCTCATCTGCAACATCTGCTCATCTGCTCATCTGCTCATCTGCTCATCTGCTCATCTGCTCATCTGCTCATCTGCTCATCTGCTCATCTGCTCATCTGCTCATCTGCAACATCCTCCTTTCACCACCCCGCTAATGATGAACAATGGAACCAAAAACTCCGAAAAAGCCGAGCAGGTGCGATACCTATAAACACAA is a genomic window of Ascochyta rabiei chromosome 8, complete sequence containing:
- a CDS encoding Ribonuclease T(1); the protein is MHFSTLLALLPASLALALPTSLETRQSCYVQCGSTCYTSAQVSSARSAAYDHVQQGSTAGSSTYPHKYNNYEGFDFLVGGTYYEFPLKTGGVYTGGSPGADRVVINGSGARAGEITHTGASGNNFVACSGW